DNA sequence from the Selenomonas timonae genome:
CAAAGAACGTTGCAAAGATCATCGAGATCATCGTGATCCAGACATACTGACTGCCGAGGAAGGTGTTGCACATCTTCGTGAACCAGTTCGCGTCTGCGGGGATCAGTCCGCCGAGCGTTGCACCGATGAATTTCGACGCAGTGACGACGACGACCGCATAGGTGACACACATAGCAATATCCTTGAGCGAGATGTCCTTGCGTCCCCAGTAGGTCGCCGCAAGCGTCTTCCCCTCATCGGATGCCCCGTTCTTCTCCACATCATCGATCAGAGGATGCGTATACATGCTGCGGAAGAACGAATTCCCCGCAATTCCGAGGAGGATCAAAAAGTAGATCGCCATATTGAGATTGTCCGCGACAATCGTCGATGAGACGAGCGTACCGCTGACCTTGAATGCATCGGCAAGCGCTGTAAAGTTGACACCACCGCCGATGTACGACCCCGTCATCATCGCTGCGACCTTTGGCAGACCGTCGATTGCAGAGCCCAGCAGGACACAGCCAAGGAGCGCGCCCGCAATGGTTCCCGCCGCACCGATCAGGAAGATTACGAGCAGACGGCCCGTCTCCCTCCAAATCTTCAGGATATTGGTCTGGAGGAGCAAGAGCGGGATAGCGATGGGCACGACATAGCCCCATACGATATCATCGTAAAGCTCCGCATGCGGCGGAATAATATTCGTATTAACCAAAACCAGTGCAATAATCAGGGCAATGACAGCGCCCGAAATGCGGGACGCCCAAGCATATTTCTGCTCCAGATAGACCGAAACCGCTACCGCGAGCAGCATCACAGTCATCAATACCCATGTATTCTCAGGGCTGACCAAGGTATTCATATCTGTTCCTTTCTTTCATAATGATAAATAAACGGAGCCGCCGCGGACACAAACACATCCGCAGCAGCCCCGCTCTTTGGTAACGTCACGCGCAGAAAATTACGCTACTTGACATAGACACGAGGGACGCGCTCAGAGACGAGGCAGACGACCTCATAGTTGATCGTATTTGCCCAGCCTGCGACCTCGTCCGTCGGAAGGGTCTCCGAGCCGAACAGCGTGCAGACATCGCCCATCTGCGCCTCTGGAATGTCCGTAATGTCGATCATGAACTGATCCATGCAGACACGTCCCGCAATCGGGGCACGCTTTCCGCAGACCTCCACACTCCCGCCCGCATAAGCACGGATGTATCCGTCCGCATAGCCGACCGGCAGAGTCGCGATACGCGTCTCACGCTCTGCGATGAATTTCCGTCCGTAACCAACGGATTCGCCTGGCTGAATCGTCTTGACGTAGACGATGCGCGCACAGAACTTCATGCATTGACGCAGGTCGATGGGGCGCGTAACCTCATCCGACGGCCAGAGCCCATACTGGATGA
Encoded proteins:
- a CDS encoding DUF819 family protein, giving the protein MNTLVSPENTWVLMTVMLLAVAVSVYLEQKYAWASRISGAVIALIIALVLVNTNIIPPHAELYDDIVWGYVVPIAIPLLLLQTNILKIWRETGRLLVIFLIGAAGTIAGALLGCVLLGSAIDGLPKVAAMMTGSYIGGGVNFTALADAFKVSGTLVSSTIVADNLNMAIYFLILLGIAGNSFFRSMYTHPLIDDVEKNGASDEGKTLAATYWGRKDISLKDIAMCVTYAVVVVTASKFIGATLGGLIPADANWFTKMCNTFLGSQYVWITMISMIFATFFEKQASSMNGAQEIGTFFIYMFFFVIGVPASIMEILTNAPLLFVFCLIMVVVNMLFCLIGGRLLKFDLEDIIIASNANIGGPTTAAGMAISQGWNKLVGPAMLVGTLGYVIGTYLGIIVGSILGA